A genomic region of Arachis hypogaea cultivar Tifrunner chromosome 5, arahy.Tifrunner.gnm2.J5K5, whole genome shotgun sequence contains the following coding sequences:
- the LOC140184846 gene encoding uncharacterized protein has product MDSGLREAFNHIKSIIASPPVLGKPKGGEMLFLYLSMMDEALVTVLVCEEGKFKQPVYFVSKVLQGAKLRYSKFEKLAYALLTSFRRLWQYFQGHQITIRTDQPILQIQQKPNLAGRMMTWAIKLS; this is encoded by the coding sequence ATGGACTCTGGCTTGCGAGAAGCCTTTAACCACATCAAAAGCATCATCGCGTCACCACCTGTCCTCGGTAAACCTAAAGGCGGAGAAATGCTATTCTTATACCTGTCAATGATGGACGAGGCTTTGGTAACTGTCTTGGTGTGTGAAGAAGGGAAGTTTAAGCAACCAGTCTACTTTGTAAGCAAGGTGCTGCAAGGAGCAAAATTGAGATATAGCAAGTTTGAAAAGCTGGCTTATGCACTCCTGACCTCATTCCGTAGGCTCTGGCAATATTTCCAAGGGCACCAGATAACAATTAGGACAGACCAGCCGATTCTACAGATACAACAAAAACCCAACCTGGCAggaaggatgatgacctgggcaaTCAAGTTGTCCTAA
- the LOC140184847 gene encoding uncharacterized protein, with translation MKESVVTLHFAHSSPSWMDSITDLFENGKLPSDDKAAKGLRGEEAKYIVIQGQLFKKGLSQPLMKCLHPDQTDYMHSKVHEVCCNHHIGGKALARKLVRASCYWHSMMADFKAFVERCKRCQENANFHKAPAAELCLLMASRPFSQWGVDLLEPFPVGPGQVKYLIVTIDYTPNGWRPSHWLVYPRPIAESSCGGR, from the coding sequence ATGAAGGAATCAGTAGTGACTCTACACTTTGCCCATTCAAGTCCCTCGTGGATGGATTCTATCACTGATTTATTTGAAAATGGTAAACTCCCTAGCGATGACAAAGCAGCAAAAGGGTTAAGGGGAGAAGAAGCCAAGTACATCGTAATACAAGGCCAACTATTTAAGAAAGGGCTTAGCCAACCCCTAATGAAGTGCCTGCATCCTGACCAAACGGACTACATGCATAGCAAAGTCCATGAGGTCTGCTGCAACCACCACATCGGGGGGAAAGCTCTAGCCCGAAAGCTTGTCAGGGCTAGCTGCTACTGGCATTCAATGATGGCAGACTTCAAAGCGTTCGTGGAAAGATGCAAGAGGTGTCAGGAGaatgccaacttccacaaagcGCCGGCAGCAGAACTGTGCCTTCTAATGGCCTCTCGGCCATTTtcgcaatggggagtcgacctgtTGGAGCCTTTTCCGGTGGGACCCGGACAGGTGAAATACCTAATTGTTACTATCGACTACacaccaaatgggtggaggccgaGCCACTGGCTAGTATATCCTCGGCCAATTGCcgaaagttcatgtggaggcaggtga